Proteins encoded within one genomic window of Sediminispirochaeta bajacaliforniensis DSM 16054:
- a CDS encoding tetratricopeptide repeat protein — protein sequence MEGSNGIRTCSFPFSILLATVVLLSACSSLPKEQPPAKGKKAQAADFASFGKEYFTEGRYKDALTFFSYALRQQVLADNREGIIDSYFDIGRCRLELKEFEEARQAFSDGLMLAEKEGLVGKQARGKILLGEFYLATDDEKKAGILLQEASEILPSDEKQYTRERAVAYHDRGILMRRQGDLEKAEEFLISSLAINRREKAREEEANNLYMLASVATASRQYEKADELLQEALLIDRALERSLAIADDLYAIAIVAEKRNDNDEAYTSFSQCFMIYQAMERLDSAIEVLHRLSALAEALGDEENAFRYEAAAQKLEQRGKQSDDEIE from the coding sequence ATGGAAGGGAGCAACGGTATTCGCACATGCAGTTTTCCTTTTAGCATTCTTCTCGCGACAGTAGTGCTTTTATCCGCCTGCTCGTCGCTGCCGAAGGAGCAGCCGCCGGCAAAAGGGAAAAAGGCTCAGGCGGCCGATTTCGCAAGTTTTGGAAAGGAATATTTCACCGAAGGCAGATACAAGGATGCCTTAACCTTCTTTTCCTACGCTCTTCGACAGCAGGTTCTTGCCGACAACAGAGAGGGTATTATTGACAGTTATTTCGATATTGGACGATGTCGTCTCGAGTTAAAAGAGTTTGAAGAGGCACGACAAGCCTTTTCCGACGGGCTGATGCTTGCGGAGAAGGAGGGTCTTGTAGGCAAGCAGGCCCGGGGAAAAATCCTCCTTGGAGAATTCTACCTTGCAACCGATGACGAGAAGAAAGCGGGTATACTGCTCCAGGAGGCCTCAGAAATCCTCCCTTCCGACGAAAAACAGTATACGAGAGAGCGCGCCGTAGCCTATCACGATCGTGGGATTTTGATGAGGCGGCAGGGTGATCTGGAAAAAGCCGAAGAATTTCTCATATCGAGTCTCGCCATTAATCGCCGGGAGAAGGCCCGGGAAGAAGAGGCCAACAACCTTTACATGCTTGCCTCGGTGGCCACTGCAAGCCGACAATATGAGAAGGCTGACGAACTTCTTCAGGAAGCACTGCTGATCGATAGAGCCTTGGAACGCAGCCTTGCCATAGCCGACGACCTTTACGCCATCGCCATAGTTGCCGAAAAGCGAAACGACAATGATGAAGCCTATACATCCTTTAGCCAATGTTTCATGATCTATCAGGCGATGGAGCGCCTCGATTCGGCAATAGAGGTCCTGCATCGCCTATCGGCATTGGCCGAAGCGCTGGGAGATGAAGAAAACGCTTTCCGCTACGAAGCGGCCGCACAGAAACTTGAACAAAGAGGTAAACAATCGGATGATGAAATCGAATAA
- a CDS encoding MlaD family protein: protein MKFHIRFAEQVVGFFVLLALLAVAGLLILMGINQRWFSKDYHFTSRFESGNNLSNGMPIKLKGFKIGAVDAVTLLEDNTVMIDFHIFDTYYSKVSQNSVLELAVNPLGIGSSGLLFYPGKSQGPPLPENSMIPSLDMEEGKRLVAQSLVSIPKGSDAVSDILVSIGPTIDSLNTLLVSIDDLVHGKNTAPLGSLIRETDTIAANVREMSDGAVAPVGSILDNVETLTESLKDTTGIATRLLNPQGSVAKLLNDNEELYKMMSNILHSLASSAEEIRTLLAFANEKQPQISTLLDQTIDAINQGEDVLTGLKNNPLLRGGIPKTTAQPTTFGGLRDREF from the coding sequence ATGAAATTCCACATCCGCTTTGCGGAACAGGTCGTCGGTTTTTTCGTTCTTCTTGCATTATTGGCAGTTGCCGGCTTGCTGATTCTGATGGGTATCAACCAGCGTTGGTTTTCAAAAGATTACCACTTTACCAGCCGATTTGAATCGGGAAACAACCTTTCAAACGGTATGCCTATAAAGTTGAAGGGCTTCAAGATAGGGGCGGTGGATGCGGTTACCCTGCTTGAGGACAATACCGTCATGATTGATTTTCATATATTCGATACCTATTACTCAAAGGTAAGCCAAAACTCCGTTCTCGAGCTGGCCGTCAATCCCCTGGGAATAGGCAGTAGCGGACTCCTTTTTTATCCGGGAAAGAGCCAGGGTCCGCCGCTACCGGAGAATTCAATGATACCTTCCCTTGATATGGAAGAAGGTAAAAGGCTGGTCGCTCAGTCTCTGGTCTCCATCCCGAAGGGAAGCGACGCTGTTTCCGATATATTGGTCAGTATCGGGCCGACAATCGATTCCCTGAATACACTTCTGGTTAGTATCGACGATCTGGTACATGGAAAAAACACGGCTCCCCTTGGTTCGCTTATTAGAGAGACCGACACCATAGCCGCCAATGTCAGAGAGATGAGTGACGGTGCCGTTGCTCCGGTCGGCTCCATTCTCGACAATGTGGAAACCCTTACCGAAAGTCTCAAGGATACGACGGGCATTGCTACAAGGCTCCTTAATCCGCAGGGATCGGTGGCGAAATTACTGAACGATAATGAAGAACTCTATAAGATGATGAGCAATATCCTTCATTCGCTTGCCTCTTCGGCCGAAGAAATCAGGACGCTTCTTGCCTTTGCCAATGAAAAGCAGCCGCAAATCAGCACCCTGCTCGACCAGACCATCGATGCGATAAACCAAGGCGAGGATGTGCTTACCGGGCTGAAAAACAACCCCCTGCTTCGGGGAGGGATTCCCAAAACGACCGCCCAGCCGACAACCTTCGGAGGGTTGCGGGACCGGGAGTTTTGA
- a CDS encoding ATP-binding cassette domain-containing protein, translating to MYTISLDSVCMMRGDTEIISEINHVFSPGSVTVILGFSGSGKSTLLKLAAGLLTPSSGIVRVNEKSFFQLRRGEEEAFRKNSGFIFQDAALWANQTVFENVAFPLKVHFPHISGEELSGKVLETMAEVGYRDKPERRPSQISGGEQKMIGIARAIVSHPKLLFVDMPLLNLDSASEARVLELLKRLKIEGTSMIISSGSSHLISLLADHLLIIDRGKIVESGPFNVVKRSSHPVTKGVLASVLEHVSSYDDDILNLLEDV from the coding sequence GTGTATACCATCAGCTTGGATTCGGTCTGTATGATGCGCGGAGATACCGAGATTATTTCGGAAATTAATCATGTTTTTTCTCCCGGATCGGTTACGGTGATCCTCGGTTTCTCCGGTTCCGGTAAGAGTACCTTGCTGAAACTTGCCGCCGGTCTGCTCACACCCTCTTCGGGAATCGTCAGAGTCAATGAAAAGAGCTTTTTTCAACTCAGGCGAGGGGAAGAAGAGGCCTTTCGTAAAAACAGCGGTTTTATTTTTCAGGATGCCGCACTCTGGGCAAACCAAACGGTTTTTGAGAATGTAGCCTTTCCTCTCAAGGTACATTTCCCGCATATATCTGGGGAAGAACTATCCGGGAAGGTATTGGAAACAATGGCCGAGGTGGGGTATCGGGACAAACCGGAAAGGCGTCCCAGCCAGATTTCCGGAGGCGAACAAAAAATGATCGGTATTGCACGGGCGATCGTTTCACATCCGAAGCTGCTTTTCGTCGATATGCCGCTTTTGAATCTTGATTCAGCTTCGGAGGCAAGGGTTTTGGAATTGCTTAAAAGGCTGAAGATCGAGGGAACTTCCATGATCATCAGCAGCGGCTCTTCACACCTCATCTCGCTTCTGGCCGACCATCTGCTTATCATAGACAGGGGAAAAATCGTAGAATCCGGCCCCTTCAATGTGGTAAAAAGAAGTAGTCATCCCGTAACAAAAGGGGTCTTAGCTTCGGTTCTGGAACATGTTTCCAGCTATGACGACGATATCCTCAACCTGCTTGAAGATGTTTGA
- a CDS encoding MlaE family ABC transporter permease → MFQELGHRVIASIRELFYACGFFLRTIKESVPFFRRRQIGYRVLVMQLLFTGVEALGVISLIALILGGVIIVYGVDLLPQFGQGELIYSILITVIMRELGPLLCAFIIIARSGTAIATELGQMVVSHQIEAYTSVGVDPISYLVVPRFLGVIFSMILLNIYFNLFGLIASFFVTSFIQPIPMRDYMYDLITHIRSADIVSSMIKSLIFGAIIALSATYNGFRVEQSSTEVPQVVIKAVVQSFVLIIVADALITLIYYL, encoded by the coding sequence ATGTTTCAAGAGCTTGGCCATAGGGTAATAGCCTCTATCAGGGAACTTTTTTACGCCTGCGGCTTTTTCCTTCGGACGATTAAGGAATCGGTTCCCTTTTTCAGGCGCAGGCAGATCGGCTACAGGGTTCTTGTGATGCAGCTGTTGTTTACCGGCGTCGAAGCCTTGGGAGTCATCAGTCTTATTGCCTTGATATTGGGTGGTGTCATTATCGTCTACGGTGTGGATCTGCTTCCTCAGTTCGGCCAGGGAGAGCTGATCTATTCGATTCTTATCACGGTCATCATGCGGGAACTGGGACCTTTGCTTTGTGCCTTTATCATCATTGCCCGGTCAGGCACCGCAATCGCCACCGAGTTGGGACAAATGGTGGTAAGCCATCAGATCGAGGCCTATACCTCGGTGGGAGTCGATCCAATTTCCTATCTGGTCGTACCACGCTTCCTCGGCGTGATATTCAGCATGATTCTTCTCAACATCTATTTTAACCTTTTCGGCCTGATCGCTTCGTTTTTTGTTACCAGCTTCATCCAACCGATTCCTATGCGTGATTATATGTATGATTTGATTACGCATATCCGTTCGGCCGACATTGTTTCCAGCATGATCAAGAGCCTCATATTCGGTGCAATCATAGCGCTCTCGGCTACGTACAACGGGTTTCGGGTGGAGCAGTCCTCCACCGAGGTCCCGCAGGTTGTCATAAAGGCCGTTGTGCAAAGCTTTGTATTGATTATCGTTGCCGATGCATTGATCACCCTTATCTATTATCTCTAA
- a CDS encoding cyclic nucleotide-binding domain-containing protein — protein sequence MPRAVQYKANSIVYFQGDVAERIYILKSGKVSLNYNDIETGQELHELIQTGEFFGVKSALGRYTREETAVVLSDAQMVVFTVPEFEQLIMQNTRIIMKMLKVFSNQLRRIHKQVRNLISSGKESTDPESGLFRIGQYYHRAKKFPQALYAYRRYLTYYPSGKYADEANRNIPLAEQNAQGSMRSSAPVSAAPAREELSNAAKAYYNAVSLHSQEKYQEALKEFQRIASDKADQEYAAKAAFEIGRCYFALGRYDECIRHLSGMIKTYPKHPDLTDALFYVGSCYEKKDDIPKALGFYKKILTMVREDMPIHRKVKKAIAAMGAAS from the coding sequence ATGCCACGGGCTGTACAATATAAGGCAAATTCCATCGTCTACTTCCAAGGTGATGTTGCCGAACGCATCTATATTCTAAAATCCGGAAAGGTAAGTCTGAATTACAACGACATCGAAACCGGGCAGGAGCTTCATGAGTTGATCCAAACCGGGGAGTTTTTCGGTGTAAAATCTGCCCTTGGCCGATACACCAGAGAAGAAACCGCCGTTGTTCTCTCCGATGCCCAAATGGTAGTCTTTACCGTTCCCGAATTCGAACAGCTAATCATGCAGAATACCAGAATCATCATGAAGATGCTTAAGGTCTTTTCCAACCAGCTGCGTCGTATCCATAAGCAGGTCAGGAACCTGATCAGTTCGGGTAAGGAGAGTACCGATCCCGAAAGTGGTCTGTTTCGGATCGGTCAGTACTATCATCGGGCAAAAAAGTTTCCTCAGGCATTGTATGCCTACCGTCGCTACCTTACCTATTACCCTTCGGGAAAATATGCCGATGAGGCAAACCGCAATATTCCTCTCGCCGAGCAGAATGCCCAGGGATCTATGCGTAGTTCGGCTCCCGTGAGCGCAGCACCTGCCCGGGAAGAACTCTCGAATGCAGCCAAGGCTTACTACAATGCTGTGAGTCTCCACAGTCAGGAAAAGTATCAGGAAGCGTTGAAAGAATTTCAGCGTATTGCCTCGGATAAAGCTGATCAGGAGTATGCGGCAAAAGCCGCATTTGAGATCGGTCGCTGTTATTTCGCCCTTGGTCGGTACGACGAGTGCATCAGACATCTAAGCGGCATGATCAAAACCTATCCCAAACATCCGGACCTGACCGATGCCCTTTTCTACGTTGGAAGTTGTTATGAAAAAAAGGACGATATCCCAAAGGCCCTCGGATTTTACAAGAAAATTCTTACCATGGTTCGTGAGGATATGCCGATACACCGGAAAGTGAAGAAAGCAATTGCCGCAATGGGGGCTGCATCATGA
- a CDS encoding Crp/Fnr family transcriptional regulator, which produces MSLDLSMFGRFAQTYQPGDIIFCEYEPGDTFYLIQSGRVQIVKIMDDIEKNVDILQPGEIFGEMAILEEAPRSASAVAIDKVVALEFNRANFEILMKGNPQIALKLLKLFTKRIYDQKRRFMILTLDDIQARVADVFIMLAETQPADDPDVNERIFKTTVDDIAHWAGMSPDKCKQILQHFANQRRIELYEDRIVVKNINDFGRFVQSRRRNQQVE; this is translated from the coding sequence ATGAGTCTTGACCTTTCAATGTTCGGACGTTTTGCCCAGACCTATCAGCCCGGTGATATCATCTTCTGTGAATATGAACCCGGCGATACCTTCTATCTCATTCAGTCCGGAAGGGTTCAAATCGTAAAAATCATGGATGATATCGAGAAGAACGTTGATATTCTTCAGCCGGGGGAAATTTTCGGCGAAATGGCTATTCTTGAAGAGGCTCCCCGTTCCGCTTCGGCCGTTGCCATCGATAAGGTGGTAGCTCTCGAATTCAACCGCGCCAACTTCGAGATCCTTATGAAGGGAAATCCCCAGATCGCCCTAAAACTTTTGAAGCTTTTTACAAAGCGTATCTATGATCAGAAGCGTCGCTTTATGATTCTTACCCTGGATGATATCCAGGCCAGGGTTGCAGACGTCTTTATCATGCTTGCGGAGACTCAGCCTGCAGACGATCCGGATGTAAACGAGCGGATCTTTAAGACCACCGTCGATGATATTGCGCACTGGGCCGGGATGAGTCCCGACAAATGCAAGCAAATTCTCCAGCATTTTGCAAACCAGCGCCGCATAGAGCTCTATGAAGATAGGATTGTGGTAAAGAATATCAACGATTTCGGTCGTTTCGTTCAGAGCCGCAGGCGTAATCAGCAGGTCGAATAA
- a CDS encoding uroporphyrinogen decarboxylase family protein → MVRIAASVSNGWIHRETGIRFGEEYYFSPRFRQEVDLKIASFLEQHFSGYAICNLESNLVSLPHYHPEDFLVGAIQPNLIIGMLLGARFIAYPDQDADIEEKPLSGITSVQALPEPGELTAHPMVKNWLSEIEALKKEGTVIPPFFWDRGGRATIHGPLTTALKFFGQDVLFSIYDKPDFLPSFFLWYEEVCTRLIFTFARAAGMTITGLHIGECSGTMLSPSDYGELIIPSLKRLGKAIGPIRLHHCGNCTHLLESIKKGAPIAVLDTGSGTDVAAVRRFFGNTLPIDLMPPLELLLPGTGEVEIGEWLKKIQADNDGGELTVNYHLEPGYDPQNHLLFHKLLARD, encoded by the coding sequence GTGGTCAGGATAGCGGCAAGTGTCTCAAATGGATGGATACACAGAGAAACGGGAATAAGGTTCGGCGAAGAGTACTATTTTTCTCCTCGGTTTCGACAAGAGGTCGATCTGAAGATTGCATCGTTTTTGGAACAGCACTTCTCAGGATATGCCATCTGTAACCTGGAATCGAATTTGGTTTCCCTGCCTCACTACCATCCTGAGGATTTTCTTGTCGGAGCAATTCAACCCAACCTCATCATCGGCATGCTGCTTGGCGCCAGGTTTATTGCCTATCCCGACCAGGACGCAGATATAGAAGAAAAACCCCTTTCCGGTATCACTTCCGTACAAGCATTACCGGAACCGGGAGAACTCACAGCCCATCCGATGGTGAAAAACTGGTTGTCAGAGATTGAAGCACTCAAAAAAGAAGGAACCGTCATCCCACCCTTTTTCTGGGACAGAGGCGGAAGGGCCACCATACACGGTCCACTAACTACCGCCTTAAAATTTTTCGGTCAGGATGTTCTATTCTCGATCTACGATAAGCCGGATTTCCTGCCATCCTTCTTTCTTTGGTACGAAGAGGTTTGTACAAGGTTGATTTTTACCTTTGCCAGGGCTGCCGGGATGACGATAACAGGACTCCACATCGGAGAATGCTCGGGAACCATGTTAAGCCCTAGTGATTACGGAGAACTCATCATCCCCTCGCTTAAGCGACTCGGAAAAGCGATTGGTCCGATACGGCTCCACCATTGCGGGAATTGCACGCACCTCCTTGAATCCATAAAAAAGGGCGCGCCCATAGCCGTTCTCGATACCGGAAGCGGGACCGACGTGGCAGCAGTGAGAAGGTTTTTCGGGAATACCCTGCCGATCGATCTCATGCCGCCCCTTGAACTGCTGCTCCCCGGTACCGGCGAAGTGGAAATTGGTGAATGGCTGAAAAAAATACAAGCCGACAACGATGGCGGCGAACTCACCGTAAACTATCACTTGGAACCAGGATATGACCCACAGAACCACTTGCTATTCCATAAACTCCTGGCAAGAGATTAG
- a CDS encoding carbohydrate ABC transporter permease has product MKRKNTTMVLLFLGPCLLLYLLLFLYPAVKAFFVSLFDWNGFTSDMQFIGLGNFRELFSDTHFWSVVMANSFGIIFFGGILTFGIAFFLSGLIATGPKGKKFMRGLIYFPSIINPVAVAILWSFIYNHQYGLLNGFLRVIGLGHIQPTWTAPDTLFWAILVALVWMYSGFYFVILSSALERVPVDLVESAKLEGASEFRIFFTIKIPMIWDVLVTTIIFWCITAVKEFSLLYAWGGGVDVPQAGAQNLATYMYMTAFGRRVTMYRMGYSTAMGVVMFLIVALFYLIITRLTRREEIQY; this is encoded by the coding sequence GTGAAGCGTAAGAATACCACTATGGTGCTCCTCTTCCTGGGCCCTTGTCTCTTGCTCTATCTGCTTTTGTTTCTTTATCCCGCGGTAAAGGCCTTTTTTGTCAGCCTCTTTGACTGGAACGGTTTTACTTCGGACATGCAATTTATTGGTCTTGGAAATTTCCGGGAACTTTTTTCCGATACGCATTTCTGGTCGGTCGTTATGGCCAACAGCTTCGGCATCATTTTTTTCGGTGGGATTCTGACCTTTGGTATCGCCTTTTTTCTGAGTGGTCTTATTGCTACCGGTCCGAAGGGAAAGAAATTTATGCGTGGATTGATCTACTTTCCCTCGATTATCAACCCCGTCGCCGTCGCCATTCTGTGGTCGTTTATCTATAACCACCAGTATGGTTTGCTGAACGGTTTTTTACGGGTGATAGGGCTTGGGCATATTCAGCCGACATGGACGGCCCCAGACACCCTGTTTTGGGCTATTCTGGTTGCGCTGGTCTGGATGTATTCGGGATTTTACTTTGTGATCCTCTCTTCGGCCCTGGAGAGGGTTCCTGTCGACCTCGTTGAATCGGCAAAATTAGAGGGCGCTTCCGAATTCCGTATTTTCTTTACGATAAAAATTCCGATGATTTGGGACGTCCTCGTTACCACGATTATTTTTTGGTGTATTACCGCAGTCAAGGAGTTTTCCCTCCTGTATGCCTGGGGTGGGGGTGTGGATGTTCCGCAGGCAGGGGCACAGAACCTCGCAACCTACATGTATATGACGGCCTTCGGACGGAGAGTGACCATGTACCGCATGGGATATAGCACAGCCATGGGTGTGGTGATGTTTCTTATCGTTGCCCTTTTTTATCTTATCATTACCCGCCTCACCAGGCGCGAAGAAATTCAGTATTAG
- a CDS encoding carbohydrate ABC transporter permease, which produces MKILTKGRTAWDIIARVLLYLWCAFSIFVFLWVINSSLKTNQGFFSDIWGIAHSPQYGNYRKIWTTYHLGTYFINSLLIVIPSVLGLLAVSAPAAYVLARKEFPFRKQITNLVSFGMGIPYQLLLVPLFFLLFNLRLINSKFGLIMVYIALSIPFTVFLLLGYFRTLPKSLEEAAEIDGCGPMLTFFRIMLPLTRNGLVAAAVLNFVGLWNEFLLALTFISKDSNYTLSMGLYALQGSLQYTGDWVSLFAAFTLVVIPTFLLFILLSRTIVAGMTMGAVKE; this is translated from the coding sequence ATGAAAATCCTGACAAAAGGACGTACTGCCTGGGACATCATAGCGAGAGTGCTTCTTTATCTATGGTGCGCTTTTTCCATATTTGTTTTTCTTTGGGTCATCAACAGCTCTCTGAAAACAAATCAGGGATTTTTCTCGGATATCTGGGGAATCGCACACTCACCGCAATACGGGAACTATCGAAAAATCTGGACGACCTACCATTTGGGAACCTACTTCATTAATTCGCTTCTCATCGTTATTCCCTCTGTCTTAGGCTTGCTGGCCGTCAGTGCTCCGGCCGCATATGTTCTGGCACGCAAAGAGTTTCCTTTTCGGAAGCAGATTACCAACCTGGTTTCTTTCGGCATGGGGATTCCCTACCAGTTGCTGCTGGTCCCTCTCTTTTTTCTCCTTTTTAACCTGCGGCTGATAAACAGCAAATTCGGGCTCATCATGGTGTACATTGCCCTTTCCATTCCCTTTACCGTATTTTTGCTGCTTGGCTATTTTCGTACCCTGCCCAAAAGCCTTGAGGAAGCGGCCGAGATCGACGGATGTGGTCCCATGCTTACCTTTTTTCGGATCATGCTGCCTTTGACACGAAACGGTTTGGTTGCCGCCGCCGTCTTGAATTTCGTGGGGTTGTGGAATGAGTTTTTATTGGCCCTTACCTTCATCAGCAAAGATTCCAACTATACCCTCTCCATGGGACTTTATGCCCTTCAGGGGAGTCTCCAATACACAGGAGATTGGGTCTCGCTTTTTGCAGCCTTTACCCTGGTGGTTATCCCTACCTTTCTGCTGTTCATTCTCCTTTCCCGAACCATCGTGGCCGGTATGACCATGGGGGCGGTGAAGGAATAA
- a CDS encoding ABC transporter substrate-binding protein: MKKRLSILALIALTLLGSLYAGGTQEGASDGSIEYVSMWNAGEPQAIFMETMAKQFEEETGIKVDITFAGRDVLTKIRSRLLMQDAPDLIDQDFSELSGALLKGDNVLVEPLNDFLYKTEGPEGQKQMMDLFDEHLVKLYAKDDSIYFFPYEFITSGFFYDKTLFAEHGLAAPENWKEFIDTNQQLTSTGVPALALDGNISFYNAYYYYWALTRVMGPGHLKDAAADASGKVWDDPGYLSAARMVYELSAGGKNFFQPGYAGSNYPAAQADWALNKSGSILCGTWIPSETKEQQVDGFEVGFYPFPEVSGGKGSSADVEAYLIGFAIPTGAKNIEGAKAFMKYISRKENAEKLAHDTINIAARRDASYPDLLTEVKPVVEHAENFHVSYDGAMQLYPEWFANVFYPADNDLVFGKITPEAFIARMKSETARYWESKK, from the coding sequence ATGAAAAAGAGGTTGTCGATTCTTGCCTTGATCGCTCTGACGCTCCTCGGCTCTTTGTATGCCGGAGGAACGCAGGAGGGAGCTTCTGACGGTTCTATCGAGTATGTATCGATGTGGAACGCCGGAGAGCCCCAGGCAATCTTCATGGAAACAATGGCAAAACAGTTTGAAGAGGAGACTGGCATCAAGGTTGATATAACCTTTGCCGGTCGGGATGTCCTTACGAAAATACGGAGTCGCCTGTTGATGCAGGATGCCCCCGACCTGATCGATCAGGATTTTAGTGAACTTTCCGGTGCACTGCTCAAGGGTGACAACGTCCTGGTGGAACCCCTCAATGATTTTCTTTACAAGACAGAGGGGCCCGAGGGGCAAAAACAGATGATGGACCTTTTTGATGAGCATCTGGTGAAGCTGTATGCAAAGGATGATTCGATCTACTTTTTCCCATACGAATTTATCACCTCCGGTTTCTTCTACGACAAGACCCTTTTCGCCGAACATGGCCTTGCCGCACCTGAAAATTGGAAAGAATTTATCGATACCAATCAGCAACTTACAAGCACCGGTGTCCCTGCTCTCGCTCTTGACGGGAATATCTCATTTTACAATGCCTACTACTACTATTGGGCGCTTACCAGGGTCATGGGTCCCGGCCATTTAAAAGATGCTGCGGCAGATGCCAGTGGAAAGGTCTGGGATGATCCCGGATACCTAAGCGCCGCCAGGATGGTGTATGAATTGAGTGCAGGTGGAAAGAATTTTTTCCAGCCGGGCTATGCGGGCAGCAACTATCCCGCCGCCCAGGCTGACTGGGCACTGAACAAGTCGGGCTCTATTCTTTGCGGTACCTGGATCCCATCCGAGACAAAGGAACAGCAAGTCGACGGTTTTGAGGTCGGTTTTTATCCCTTTCCCGAGGTTTCAGGAGGCAAAGGATCAAGCGCCGATGTCGAAGCCTACCTGATCGGCTTTGCCATTCCTACGGGAGCGAAAAACATCGAGGGAGCCAAGGCCTTTATGAAGTATATAAGCAGAAAGGAAAACGCCGAAAAACTGGCACACGATACCATCAATATTGCGGCTCGGAGAGATGCCTCCTACCCGGATCTTCTTACCGAGGTAAAACCGGTAGTGGAGCATGCCGAGAATTTCCACGTCTCCTATGACGGCGCCATGCAGCTTTACCCAGAGTGGTTTGCCAATGTATTTTATCCCGCTGATAACGATCTCGTTTTCGGAAAAATCACTCCGGAAGCCTTTATCGCAAGGATGAAGAGTGAGACGGCAAGGTATTGGGAAAGTAAGAAATAG